A segment of the Centropristis striata isolate RG_2023a ecotype Rhode Island chromosome 15, C.striata_1.0, whole genome shotgun sequence genome:
GCTCATGTTCACTGCATATCTTTTCCTTTAATGTTATCTGATATCTGTTTATACAATCCAGGAttcttaacgttacattttcacaattttaacattttcacaaaatGTACATTCTATTATAAAACTGTACCAACCAATCCTCACAtgcaatcaactgaaatatcAATCTTTATCTTATTTACTTATAGTAAATAGTGGTAGACAGTAGACAGTGCATTTTAATAGACTGTGCTGGTAACACCTCAACTGTCTGTCTAGCACGGCTAAAaatatcggtaacactttacaataaccatctaaggtatgtttatagatggttaataaaccaaataaatCATTTACAAAGTACTACAATTAagtctacatatttaatctttatagatgctttacaaccattttcttaaagTTATATAAATCATTTGGAAATTATTAACAGatgcttaaaatagtgtttaaTGTTATGAGAGCAACTATAAACCGTTAATAAACATTACTAATTagcatttaattgtttgttaatggtaaagtaattattaacttacattaataaaccatctatttaccatttattaatgatggttattgtaaagtgttaccaaaatatcTCCCAGGTTTTCACTCACTCATTATTAACCCCCTGAAGCCCAACAAGCTGtgcagggtgtttttttgttgttgttctttttacattttactcactgtggccttgtatatcatagcaatatatataatatatatataaaatatccaaatgtataagtcctgcagctctatggaatcagcacaatcatggctagatgtgggaacaactcagaaatgtttttgtggaGAACAGCACAGTTGAATATCActgaaaaattatatttttagaaaaacaggaagaaaataGAATTTATACAGCACTTTTCCAAGTGTGGAATAATTGGGTGCCCGAAAAATagtgttttctttttggtgGAATGTTACTCAAACCCCAATGCATGAGTGGTGTaattatggaaaacaaatgaatgaaatcAATGCAGGAAATAAGTTCACTTTGATAGTTTTAGCACCAATTTAATGACACTGTGTGACATTTAAACTGCTGAGCACCTCAGACCACAGGGGATAAGGCTGGGTGTAATAGCTTGTGTGGTGTTTTTCTTGCAATAATGAGCAGGTCATCTTGAGACCGGAGGGTCGGTGTCTCTTTGGGAGGCTGGAGGCTGATTGTGTGTGTCTCCTGCAGGCTGAGCTCAGTGTTCGTGGCAGTGCAGTTCAGGTTCATCGTCCATAAATACCCAATGACCTTTTGACCAATGGTTTGGgcctattttaatttttaaaaatctgttctGGAAAGTGTTtcattaataacacattttacaaaatgtgctgtttttgtAATCATTCACATCTTCCCGTTTTTTCTCCCTCTTGCTGTATTTTCAAACAGAGTTATTTCCCACAATTTCCCAACAATTACAGACGCCGGTCCGTCTGCAGTCACTCGCTTATGAGCGGTGCTTGAAGGATTAAAAGAGTACATTTTCATGTGTTAAAAGAGGCGTTCAGGTCAGCGGGAGCATGTTGGTCAGTATATCAATGAGGTTGTCCAGACCCCACAGGTAGCCGTCTTCTCGGTTGCCCTCTACCCAGGGGGAGCGGTGGTCCAACGTGAGGTGTGACGGCACTTCCACTGTCTTTCCAAAGTCAATCATCCACACTCCTGTTCTGCCTGTCCAGTCATGAAGAAACAGCAAGGAGCTGCCCACAACCTGCAGGGACAGACACAGCTGTTAGGAAACGTCCCACCACTGGACAACACCAGCATCATACAGTTACATTAGAGCTCTTTAGGAACAAGGTCAGtgcttcttttctttaaaacatttatgaaACAGTTTGTCTTAAATCTAACCTCGTGTGTTCTGAAGAAGTCTGACACCTCCAAGACCTGCCGCAGCTGTTTCAACCGTCTCAGATAGCTCCACTGAAGGGAAGGATGCAAGATTTACAGCAGAGGAAAGTAAatgtacaaataaattaaatcacatgACTTCCTCATGACATGAAgttccctctaaagtactggcttgaaactatgctattttgtgttcaatatcTTTATAGAGTGTTTcatataacaaaaacaacaacaacaaataaaataataataaacggaccaattacaatagggtccttgcaccttcggtgctcggtccctaataaagataaatacaaatataaagcaaTCGGCTGGAGAAACATGAGTGGAAGGTTGtgtcatgtatttaaaaaaataaagctgtacATTTTCTGCTCCTTCGCATATATACAGCATGTCATTATGAGTAGCCAAATACATATTACACAAACTAGCACAGAcagccacaaaaacaaacagaggtgaAACTATGCtattttgtgtttgatgatgatgataggccaggtaaaaccagagataaagtcaaaaatatttaatataaaaacataaaactataTGCTATCCTAATTCTACCTATATGTTACATTTGTGTGAACTGGTGTTCacattgcaacattaaaaattcttcattgagcatgattgtgttttccagtaagtcaaagtgaaaagaaaatgaTTCGGTCATATAGGTGACCGTgatgttgtgctgaaaacaatgatatcaACATGGGTTAAAGTCACTGAAGGTCAAACTCACCACAATGTGGTTATTGGACTCAACAAAGTTGTCCAGTGCTTCAGTCACTTGTTCTCTGCTTTTGGTCCTTTTGAAGTTGGTGTGACATTCGTCATTGGACTTCTAAACAGGAAGCGTAATGTAAATTAGAagctattaaccctttgatgcacaacatggtctaaagtgacccgactaagtttttatattctatatctttgcaatacatttatttcatcattcagaatggcaggttttcctcaaataactttttgatcatcatacatcctctttttttttgttttcatttcttactttttgaataaaccccttctttttatcactacgcttctaatgtacaatcaccaatttaaaacctgactaaaaacacacaaatattaactatcctattttgttaaattggtgtttttccaatggaaattattatttggcgGCTCAAATAAGTCTCAATTGTTAAAATCTGTGATTttcaatgtaatctggtggttctaacaactcttttaaagttaaaccttcaaaataagacaaacgtagttacacatatactcaaactgttaatttagtgaatcatttttttgtatcactacacttctaatgcaaaaggtcatttttgacccatctATGTAAACttgatataataatacaaaaactatttttcttcaagtatgaaaggaaaaaagtttATAATGATctcttgtaataaaaaaaaaaaagatgttcaaacacacagccagcatgaaataacatgggaaatgaatgcgggtcatttttgacccatgttgtgcattagaaggtgtttatatgttgtgcatcaaagggttaaactagcAGCAGTTAGTGAATTAACAACCTGACACAAAGCATCTTACCCTGAATCCTTCGATACGGAAACCAAGAGACGTGGTGGAGCTCAGCGTCTCTCTCCACTGCATGTACCTGGTCTTCAGCACCGCCTGCTGGGCTCGCTCCTGGCCCGTGGGGGCGTCCGGGTCCACCGCCACCATCTTCTCATACATGTCGTTACGAGGCTGTGGCCGCTCTCTGGCCACCAGCAGCTCCCTCTCCAGGTACGTGCTGTCAACAACAGAGGCTCACTGTTATTGGGACTGGAGCTTATCAACTGCATTAAAGGCTAGATAGATATACATTTTtagccaaatattgtacttttttacttcactacattgagctgacagcttaagttactttacaggtctagatttaacataacatatatgatcaatttaaagtgattagactttttaaaaaaaataaatcttataacagtatattaagttattaaatgagccctatctttacaaatttaggacactgcttacataaaggCATCAATActaaaaatctaataatatataaaacagtctgactgggtccattctgcattatgagtacttttacttttgatactttaagtacattttgatgctgatacttttgtacttttacttcagtaagttttgaatgcaggacttttacttgtagtggagttatttcacagtgtggtgttagtacttttacttaaaggaacactccaccgttttttcatattaaaacatgttattcgggcaagtaagacgagttgatacagacctcttgcgtctcaatgcgtgcactcaatcgccctggcgcgcggcgccacttggctagcacttagcttagcccagttcattcattaggatccaaacagatggacagttagaagcgaccaaactcctccacgttttccctatttaaatacagctacacgagtagttaaacgaccaagtatggcgacacaaaataaaacgtggcgcttttcgaagcggataaaaaggagaactataatgtatggcgcagtaatatcatcactcctgaaaaatcttctcccctcaggagtgatgatattactgcaccgagtcgaagtgctcccaagtgctattccgccatacattatagttctcctttttatcctttttgaccaaataacatgttttaatatgaaaaaacggtggagtgttcctttaagtaaaggacctgaatacttttcccacctcTGAttatcacttagttggttattgtaaagtgttatcgaaaagtgttgtataaatTCCACTTTATTCCTATTTTCAACTCCTGTTAGTGTTAGTTACCGGCTCCCCATCTTGCAGTCCATGATGCTCGGTGTAGTGAAGTGGGTCAGCAAGTTGTCCATCATGTTGTAATCCTGCTGGTCCCGCTGCACCACACCGTGGTAGGCTGGAACAAAAGGCCTCAAAGAGTCCTCCATCAGCCGGAGGTAACACTGCTGCTCGCCCTCACAGAACCGCTTCAGCAGGGTGCCAAACTCCCCAACGTGAAAGCTCCCTGTGAAGGAAAGCATGGAACAGAAGGCATGTATTCTGTTACCAGcagggttattatagttaacgaaaactaacgaaataacgaaaactagaattgaaaaaacattttcgttaactgaaataaaaataaaaactagagttttttaaaaaacggtaactaactaaaactgtattgtgtggttacaaaacgaactaaaactaactaaaatgatagtgaaaacgtccttagttttcgtttttgtcaacttttttcattcataattcagtgtttctataagaacatgcaacacatggtgaatatgtttactgagactgggatgtctacactcaaaacaaaattcaaaacacccagaactgtaagagttaataaccttat
Coding sequences within it:
- the LOC131986932 gene encoding inositol-trisphosphate 3-kinase C-like; this translates as MFYENAAWKKHKSCGTSSLLPMTPKKPQEWLQVVGHAGSFHVGEFGTLLKRFCEGEQQCYLRLMEDSLRPFVPAYHGVVQRDQQDYNMMDNLLTHFTTPSIMDCKMGSRTYLERELLVARERPQPRNDMYEKMVAVDPDAPTGQERAQQAVLKTRYMQWRETLSSTTSLGFRIEGFRKSNDECHTNFKRTKSREQVTEALDNFVESNNHIVWSYLRRLKQLRQVLEVSDFFRTHEVVGSSLLFLHDWTGRTGVWMIDFGKTVEVPSHLTLDHRSPWVEGNREDGYLWGLDNLIDILTNMLPLT